A single genomic interval of Brevibacillus brevis harbors:
- a CDS encoding Crp/Fnr family transcriptional regulator, with protein sequence MIEKEKFLSRINLFQSLSEVELAQLEPATPMEVVKKGTMISTPHLEQKRLFLIKAGKVRLYKLSADGKELTIDLLGTGHVFGEIGSFTISSTNMYAEAWEDSVICSIDKGQFEELMLEKPRLALHFIEIVSNRLQEVEEMMELMAYGSVRQRLLYLLGKLCEKYGGEPQDDAPEWIELAVNLTHQELASMMGCIRETVTETLHELTAEGVVKKTGLRKPLWLHQERLREALERV encoded by the coding sequence GTGATCGAAAAGGAGAAGTTTTTATCCCGCATCAATTTGTTTCAGTCGTTAAGTGAAGTGGAGCTAGCCCAATTGGAACCAGCGACTCCTATGGAAGTGGTCAAAAAAGGAACGATGATTTCCACCCCTCACCTGGAGCAGAAAAGGCTGTTTTTGATCAAGGCCGGGAAGGTTCGTTTATACAAGCTTTCGGCTGACGGCAAAGAGCTAACGATTGATTTGCTCGGCACGGGCCATGTGTTTGGCGAGATCGGCTCGTTTACGATTAGTTCAACCAATATGTACGCCGAAGCGTGGGAAGATTCGGTGATTTGTTCGATTGATAAAGGACAATTTGAAGAGCTGATGCTAGAGAAGCCGAGGCTTGCCTTGCATTTTATCGAGATTGTCTCGAATCGTTTGCAAGAGGTAGAAGAAATGATGGAGCTCATGGCGTATGGTAGTGTGCGTCAGCGTCTTCTGTATTTGCTGGGCAAGCTGTGCGAGAAATATGGGGGAGAACCTCAGGATGATGCACCAGAATGGATCGAGCTGGCAGTGAACCTGACGCATCAGGAGCTGGCTAGCATGATGGGATGTATTCGTGAAACGGTGACGGAGACGCTTCACGAGCTAACAGCGGAAGGTGTTGTGAAGAAGACTGGTCTGCGTAAGCCGTTATGGCTGCATCAGGAACGTTTGAGAGAAGCATTGGAGAGAGTGTAG
- a CDS encoding glycoside hydrolase family 3 protein translates to MQAEHMTVEQKVGQLLMIGYPTLDIPEEMEAWIKQKQIGNVILFSRNIGTPEETYQRVQKLQSWAYESWHPYPLLIGTDQENGVVSRLQKGATRFPGAMALGATGNLDQAKRIYQATGEELRAAGISVNFAPTVDVNNNADNPVIGVRSFGEAAEQVARFGEAAIQGLLASGVIPSIKHFPGHGDTSTDSHEAVPVLGHDRTRLDQVELVPFQRSIAAGVPMVMVGHISLPSMDASGSPATYSKEIVTGILRESLGFDGVAITDCMEMAAIAGTIGVPEAAVRCVQAGIDLVLVSHTHEVQQKTYERLVAAIHSGELSDERVNEAVNRVLQLKIRFLSWEHCLRENGPSFDCVQHADMAKDALAQAITLVKNEHQLLPLQRSTQPLGVIFPGISNLTLAEDGQAASGDLVAPLRKYREVEYHMMSTLNPTEDEVDLVENEMASLEQIVVFTYNAHIFKGQSVLVNRLVQQGKKVVAVALRNPYDLLVMPEVDAFLAVYDHTYHAIELVADILFGERKAAGHLPVSLFPSEKKQHGVG, encoded by the coding sequence ATGCAAGCCGAACATATGACAGTGGAACAGAAGGTCGGGCAACTGCTGATGATCGGTTACCCTACGCTGGATATTCCCGAAGAAATGGAAGCGTGGATCAAGCAAAAACAGATTGGCAATGTGATTCTTTTTAGCCGCAATATCGGGACACCGGAGGAGACCTATCAGCGCGTACAGAAGCTCCAGAGCTGGGCGTATGAGTCTTGGCATCCCTATCCGTTGTTGATCGGGACCGACCAGGAAAATGGCGTGGTTTCCCGTCTGCAAAAAGGGGCGACGCGCTTTCCAGGCGCGATGGCTTTGGGTGCGACAGGCAATCTCGATCAAGCCAAGCGCATCTACCAGGCAACAGGTGAGGAGCTGCGTGCAGCAGGGATTTCAGTCAATTTTGCCCCGACAGTCGATGTGAACAATAATGCGGACAATCCGGTCATTGGGGTGCGGTCTTTTGGAGAAGCGGCAGAGCAGGTGGCGCGGTTTGGTGAGGCCGCTATTCAAGGCTTGCTCGCGAGCGGTGTCATTCCCTCTATCAAGCACTTCCCCGGTCATGGTGATACGAGCACTGATTCTCATGAAGCCGTTCCTGTGCTTGGGCATGATCGGACGCGACTGGATCAGGTCGAGTTGGTTCCATTCCAGCGCAGTATCGCGGCAGGAGTCCCCATGGTGATGGTTGGACATATCAGTTTGCCGAGTATGGATGCGTCGGGTTCTCCTGCTACGTATTCCAAGGAGATCGTGACGGGAATTTTGCGTGAGTCGCTCGGCTTTGATGGGGTCGCCATAACGGATTGTATGGAGATGGCAGCCATTGCGGGTACCATCGGGGTTCCGGAAGCGGCGGTGCGTTGTGTGCAGGCTGGGATCGATCTGGTTCTGGTTTCCCACACGCATGAAGTTCAGCAAAAAACGTATGAACGCCTCGTTGCGGCCATTCATTCGGGGGAGCTGTCAGATGAGCGGGTCAACGAAGCGGTAAATCGCGTGCTTCAATTAAAGATACGATTTCTTTCCTGGGAGCATTGCTTGCGAGAAAATGGCCCTTCCTTTGACTGTGTTCAACATGCAGACATGGCGAAAGATGCCCTCGCCCAAGCCATAACCTTGGTGAAAAATGAGCATCAGTTGCTTCCTTTACAGAGAAGCACGCAACCGCTCGGGGTGATTTTTCCGGGGATTTCCAACCTTACTTTGGCAGAGGATGGGCAAGCAGCTTCTGGGGATTTGGTCGCACCATTGAGAAAATATCGAGAAGTTGAATACCATATGATGTCGACACTCAACCCGACAGAGGATGAAGTGGATCTTGTGGAGAATGAGATGGCATCTTTGGAGCAAATCGTCGTTTTTACGTACAATGCCCATATCTTTAAAGGCCAATCGGTGCTGGTGAATCGGCTCGTTCAACAGGGGAAAAAGGTCGTGGCTGTCGCCTTGCGAAATCCGTATGATCTCTTGGTAATGCCAGAGGTCGATGCGTTTCTCGCCGTTTACGACCATACGTACCATGCCATCGAGCTTGTGGCAGACATTTTGTTCGGGGAACGAAAGGCCGCTGGACATCTTCCGGTCAGCCTGTTTCCATCGGAGAAAAAGCAGCATGGTGTGGGGTAG
- a CDS encoding DUF3267 domain-containing protein — MRITTKLPQYHEHVHLELMKKEWVPLKEPQSLGKATLLSIPFMLINALIAFGIIHIFSPISLQEFGLTSGSLSISIDFSVILFLLALVIFHECLHLIFIPNFMRSEKTWMGLTLFGGFVATEEKIPKSRYILITIAPFIILSVLLPFLLGFLGLFTTVLKFLVLINAIASSVDMLNLFLVMKQVPKQAILISNGQKTYWKAPEND, encoded by the coding sequence ATGAGAATCACAACCAAACTGCCCCAGTACCATGAACATGTACATCTCGAGTTGATGAAAAAGGAATGGGTTCCACTGAAAGAACCACAGAGTTTGGGCAAGGCCACTCTTTTATCGATTCCTTTCATGCTGATCAATGCACTCATTGCCTTTGGGATCATCCATATTTTTTCGCCAATATCCCTTCAGGAATTTGGACTGACATCCGGCTCTCTATCCATATCCATTGACTTCAGTGTGATTTTGTTCTTACTTGCCTTGGTTATTTTTCATGAATGCTTGCATTTGATTTTTATCCCCAATTTCATGAGATCAGAAAAGACATGGATGGGGCTTACCTTGTTTGGAGGGTTTGTCGCAACGGAAGAAAAGATTCCAAAATCACGATATATACTGATTACCATCGCCCCATTCATTATCCTTTCGGTTTTGCTGCCATTTCTTCTAGGTTTTTTGGGGCTGTTCACTACCGTATTAAAATTTTTGGTTTTGATAAACGCAATCGCTTCATCAGTCGATATGCTGAATCTTTTCCTGGTAATGAAGCAAGTTCCGAAACAGGCAATCTTGATCAGTAACGGACAAAAGACGTATTGGAAAGCGCCCGAAAACGATTAA
- a CDS encoding GNAT family N-acetyltransferase, translating to MQYVPWDDQYADALCELWNQELGERFPMRPGLMRQNSFEDQNVVKAGSWIAVDAVTQRPVGFVVAKCWQEKLDIQLGKGIGWIQVLLVSTSHRGQGVGRELLARAENALREQGVEKVLLGRDPYHYFPGIPDESADVKAWFERQGYHSEERLENDLLGQYLEPAELELPEVPDGRFRLLTRADQDAFLAFLHRCFPGRWEYEAIHYFQRGGTGREFVVVELHGEIVGFCRINDTHSPFIAQNVYWAPLFADGLGGIGPLGVDAEYRGRGLGLAIVEAGIVALRNRGIPNIVIDWTTLVDFYARLGYRSWKQYAKYGKAFS from the coding sequence ATGCAATACGTACCTTGGGACGATCAATATGCGGACGCTCTGTGTGAGCTGTGGAATCAGGAGTTGGGTGAGCGCTTTCCCATGCGGCCTGGGCTCATGCGGCAAAACAGCTTCGAGGATCAGAATGTAGTCAAAGCCGGGTCGTGGATTGCGGTAGATGCTGTGACGCAGCGTCCTGTCGGTTTTGTCGTGGCCAAATGCTGGCAGGAAAAGCTCGACATTCAGTTGGGGAAAGGCATTGGCTGGATACAGGTCTTACTCGTTTCTACCTCTCATCGCGGGCAAGGGGTCGGACGTGAATTGCTGGCAAGGGCAGAAAATGCGTTGCGAGAGCAAGGGGTAGAAAAGGTCTTGCTGGGACGCGATCCGTATCATTATTTCCCGGGCATACCCGATGAATCTGCGGACGTAAAAGCGTGGTTTGAGAGACAAGGGTATCACTCGGAGGAGCGGCTGGAGAACGATCTGTTAGGCCAGTATCTCGAACCAGCGGAGCTAGAATTGCCAGAGGTACCAGATGGCCGCTTTCGACTGTTGACGAGGGCGGACCAAGATGCCTTCTTGGCCTTCCTGCATCGATGCTTTCCCGGGCGCTGGGAGTATGAAGCCATTCACTATTTTCAGCGGGGAGGAACTGGACGCGAATTCGTCGTGGTGGAGCTGCACGGTGAGATCGTCGGTTTTTGCCGAATCAATGATACTCATTCTCCGTTTATTGCCCAAAACGTATACTGGGCACCATTGTTTGCAGATGGGCTGGGCGGCATCGGTCCACTGGGCGTGGATGCGGAGTATAGAGGTCGAGGTTTGGGACTAGCGATTGTGGAGGCGGGCATTGTGGCTTTGCGGAATCGCGGTATTCCAAACATTGTGATCGATTGGACGACGCTGGTCGACTTCTATGCGAGGCTCGGTTATCGCAGTTGGAAGCAGTATGCGAAGTACGGCAAAGCATTCTCATAA
- a CDS encoding cation diffusion facilitator family transporter produces MKKGDFHHLDHVKEQQTSKKTLWITLLLTLFFTIVEVVGGLMSNSLALLSDSAHMISDVFALGLSMTAIYMATRKPTKKYTFGFLRFEIIASFLNGLALAVISIGIVIEGIKRMINPQDVDLQLMLTIASIGLVVNIVLTIVLSRSMKEEDNLNVKSALWHFIGDLLSSVGVITSAILIYMTGYYLFDPLISLVIGGIIFTGGAKIIRESLLVLMESVPEQFDLDQIRQDLSEVEGVEDVHELHLWAVSTEHYSLTAHVFVREGIQPYCVILAINHILQTKYGIDHSTIQIEHPTILDHGEYGKQFLLKQA; encoded by the coding sequence ATGAAAAAGGGTGATTTTCACCATCTTGATCATGTGAAAGAACAGCAAACATCGAAGAAAACATTGTGGATTACGCTCCTATTGACGTTGTTTTTTACGATCGTGGAGGTTGTGGGAGGCTTGATGTCCAATTCACTCGCGCTCCTGTCCGACTCCGCCCATATGATTTCTGACGTCTTTGCTTTAGGGTTGAGTATGACCGCTATTTATATGGCGACACGTAAGCCGACGAAGAAGTACACGTTCGGATTTCTCCGTTTTGAAATTATTGCTTCGTTCTTGAATGGCTTGGCTCTTGCCGTGATTTCGATCGGGATTGTCATTGAAGGGATCAAACGGATGATTAATCCGCAAGACGTTGATTTGCAGTTGATGCTGACCATTGCATCCATCGGTTTGGTTGTAAACATCGTGCTGACCATCGTACTTTCCCGCAGTATGAAGGAAGAAGACAACCTCAATGTAAAAAGCGCGTTATGGCACTTTATTGGAGATTTGCTCAGCTCCGTTGGTGTGATTACGTCGGCAATTCTCATTTACATGACCGGCTACTACCTGTTCGACCCGTTGATCAGCTTGGTGATTGGGGGAATTATTTTTACAGGTGGTGCCAAAATTATTCGTGAATCGCTGCTCGTGTTGATGGAATCTGTTCCAGAGCAGTTTGATCTCGATCAAATCCGTCAGGACCTCAGTGAAGTAGAGGGCGTGGAGGATGTTCATGAGCTGCACCTGTGGGCGGTATCCACGGAACATTACTCCCTGACAGCACATGTGTTTGTTCGTGAAGGAATCCAACCGTATTGTGTCATTCTGGCGATTAATCACATTTTGCAAACGAAGTACGGAATTGACCATTCGACGATTCAGATCGAGCACCCGACGATTCTGGATCACGGGGAATATGGCAAGCAATTTTTGCTTAAGCAAGCATAA
- a CDS encoding D-cysteine desulfhydrase — MNYIRYQRKIYTHGHTPIERLERLSKELGGPSISIKRDDLLGLTAGGNKTRKLEYLVAEAIEQGADTLITCGAVQSNHCRLTLAAAVREGLHCQLVLSAPETGEYQSQASGNHLLFHLLGAEKMEVIPAEADLLVAMEELAESLRKQGRKPYLIPVGGSNEVGSLGYMACAEEIEQQAWETTTPYDYVVTATGSGGTQAGLLAGFMARQSNTKVIGINVSRDRAVQEAKVMGLLHSTAALIGLQGDIRAEAVLCDDRFVGPGYAIPTEGMIEAVQLLARTEGILLDPVYTGKAMAGLIGLIREGHFNTSDHVLFLHTGGSPALYTVPQLFLP; from the coding sequence ATGAACTATATCCGTTACCAGCGTAAAATTTATACACACGGACATACACCAATCGAAAGGCTGGAGCGACTGTCCAAGGAGTTGGGAGGACCGAGCATTTCTATCAAGCGAGACGACTTGCTTGGCTTGACAGCAGGGGGAAACAAGACGCGAAAGCTGGAGTATTTGGTGGCGGAGGCAATCGAGCAAGGGGCAGACACGTTGATTACATGTGGAGCTGTCCAATCCAATCACTGCCGGTTGACTCTGGCGGCGGCAGTTCGCGAAGGGCTGCACTGCCAGCTCGTGCTGTCCGCGCCTGAGACGGGCGAGTACCAATCGCAAGCGAGCGGCAATCATCTGTTGTTCCATCTGCTGGGGGCAGAAAAAATGGAGGTCATTCCCGCAGAGGCAGATTTGCTAGTAGCTATGGAAGAGCTGGCTGAAAGTCTGAGAAAACAAGGGAGAAAACCATATCTGATCCCTGTCGGAGGCTCCAACGAAGTCGGGTCTTTGGGATACATGGCGTGTGCGGAAGAAATCGAGCAGCAGGCTTGGGAAACGACGACTCCGTATGATTATGTCGTGACGGCAACGGGAAGTGGCGGTACGCAAGCCGGTCTGCTTGCTGGTTTTATGGCGCGTCAGTCTAACACAAAAGTAATCGGGATCAATGTCAGCCGCGATCGGGCAGTACAAGAAGCAAAGGTGATGGGGTTGCTGCACAGTACGGCTGCACTGATCGGTTTGCAAGGGGACATACGAGCAGAAGCTGTGCTTTGCGACGACAGATTTGTCGGGCCAGGCTATGCGATTCCGACGGAGGGTATGATCGAAGCCGTTCAGCTCCTTGCTCGGACAGAAGGGATTTTGCTAGATCCTGTCTATACCGGAAAGGCGATGGCAGGGTTGATCGGCTTAATTCGCGAAGGGCATTTTAACACGAGTGATCACGTATTATTCCTGCATACGGGTGGCTCCCCTGCGCTGTATACGGTTCCACAGTTGTTTTTACCGTAA
- the murQ gene encoding N-acetylmuramic acid 6-phosphate etherase, whose amino-acid sequence MKFHLRDLTTETRNRKTEELDKFSTIEIVQIMNEEDKTVAFAVEKELASIAAAVDLVAECLENGGRLFYFGAGTSGRLGLLDAAECPPTFGTDPSLVQGIIAGGEKAIVKAVEGAEDVEQNGREDVIAYGVKAGDAVVGIAASGRTPYVIGALAEARRQQAKVISLSCNQVAQISQGVDVAINVVVGPEVVTGSTRLKAATAQKMVLNMITTGCMVRLGKVYKNLMVNVQVTNEKLKERAKQIVAEATHVSTDEADKLLHKADGDAKLAIVMQKTGLPAEEARQLLTQYKGNIRRILEGNHNQE is encoded by the coding sequence ATGAAGTTTCACCTGCGTGATTTAACGACTGAAACTAGAAATCGGAAAACAGAAGAGCTGGATAAATTCTCTACGATAGAAATTGTCCAGATTATGAATGAAGAGGATAAAACAGTTGCGTTTGCCGTTGAAAAGGAGCTGGCTTCGATTGCAGCGGCCGTTGATTTGGTCGCAGAATGTCTGGAAAACGGCGGAAGGCTCTTTTACTTTGGAGCGGGCACGAGTGGGAGATTGGGCTTGCTCGATGCTGCTGAATGCCCCCCAACCTTTGGGACGGACCCCTCATTGGTGCAGGGAATCATAGCAGGCGGGGAAAAAGCGATCGTCAAGGCAGTCGAGGGAGCCGAAGACGTGGAGCAGAACGGCAGAGAAGATGTGATTGCCTACGGCGTAAAGGCAGGGGATGCCGTGGTAGGAATTGCGGCGAGTGGTCGGACACCTTATGTCATCGGAGCATTGGCGGAAGCAAGAAGGCAGCAGGCAAAAGTCATTTCGTTGTCCTGCAACCAGGTAGCGCAGATCAGTCAAGGTGTGGATGTAGCGATTAATGTGGTAGTAGGGCCAGAGGTGGTGACCGGATCGACACGCTTAAAAGCAGCGACGGCGCAGAAGATGGTTCTCAATATGATTACGACCGGATGTATGGTACGGTTGGGGAAAGTGTACAAAAATTTGATGGTCAATGTGCAAGTAACCAATGAGAAACTGAAGGAACGGGCAAAACAAATCGTGGCAGAAGCGACCCATGTCTCTACCGATGAGGCAGATAAACTGTTGCACAAGGCAGACGGTGACGCAAAACTGGCGATCGTGATGCAAAAGACGGGGTTGCCAGCAGAAGAGGCAAGGCAGTTGCTCACCCAGTACAAGGGGAATATTCGACGGATTTTGGAAGGGAATCACAATCAGGAATGA
- a CDS encoding DoxX family protein yields MNTFIMILSLILALMFSISVLMKFSRATSMLQHWKEYGYPLWFMDMIASLELVGVIGVISSFWIPGVLTLACILFAILMLGAIHAHLFRAKHKPVMAINAVFMLICSLLLLWL; encoded by the coding sequence TTGAACACATTCATCATGATTCTTTCACTGATTTTGGCCTTGATGTTTTCCATCTCTGTGTTAATGAAGTTTTCACGCGCAACATCTATGCTCCAGCACTGGAAGGAATATGGGTACCCACTTTGGTTCATGGACATGATTGCCTCACTTGAGCTGGTCGGAGTTATCGGCGTGATTAGCTCCTTTTGGATTCCTGGAGTATTAACACTCGCTTGCATCCTGTTCGCCATCCTCATGCTTGGAGCTATCCATGCCCATCTTTTTCGGGCAAAGCATAAGCCCGTCATGGCGATAAATGCGGTATTTATGCTTATTTGCTCGTTGCTTCTCCTTTGGCTTTAA
- a CDS encoding DinB family protein: MNFNLEEAIEVLERTPQALESLLTGLSDGWLLHNEGDGTWHATEVIEHLIEAEKTNWLPRLEIILQEGESKPFPPFDRFAHLQETSERSFEQKLLAFKTLRAQNIAKLRTLVEPEKHLELTGLHPAFGVVKVRELLSTWVVHDLTHTAQIVRVMAKRYTVDVGPWSEYLGILNK, translated from the coding sequence ATGAATTTTAATCTGGAAGAAGCGATTGAGGTTCTAGAACGTACGCCACAAGCATTGGAATCCCTGTTAACGGGCTTATCAGATGGGTGGTTGCTGCACAATGAAGGCGACGGCACCTGGCATGCTACTGAGGTGATTGAACACCTGATCGAGGCGGAGAAAACAAACTGGCTCCCGCGTCTGGAGATCATTCTTCAAGAGGGCGAGAGTAAACCGTTTCCTCCCTTTGATCGCTTCGCTCACTTACAGGAGACGTCAGAAAGATCGTTCGAGCAAAAGCTGCTGGCATTCAAAACACTTCGTGCCCAAAACATAGCCAAGCTGCGAACGCTCGTGGAACCGGAAAAGCATCTGGAATTAACCGGACTCCATCCCGCTTTTGGGGTCGTGAAGGTACGGGAACTGCTCTCTACGTGGGTCGTCCATGATTTAACGCATACGGCGCAAATTGTACGGGTCATGGCCAAAAGGTACACAGTTGATGTAGGGCCATGGAGTGAATATTTAGGTATCCTGAACAAATAA
- a CDS encoding carbohydrate ABC transporter permease — MQKRFPLNKIVGYLFVIASALIMLVPFLTTVFNSLKTYKQYMQFPPEWLPNPAQWSNYTTVWEQANFSSYTINSLIVAILSVIGALLSSSMIAFAFARLRFPFRDTLFMIVLGTMMIPGIVTIVPQFIIFKNLGLLDTLAPLWILEWLGQPFAIFLMRQAFLNIPKDYEEAAKLDGCNPFQIYWRVFLPMCKPSLATLAVFTFMGKWNEILAPVIYLISDENFTLPIGILSLSGQYKTEDQLLVAGALISLIPILIVFLFAEKYFVEGSKTSGLK, encoded by the coding sequence ATGCAAAAGCGTTTTCCTCTCAATAAAATCGTTGGATACCTGTTTGTCATAGCCAGTGCCTTGATTATGCTGGTTCCGTTTTTAACGACCGTGTTTAACTCGCTGAAAACTTACAAGCAGTACATGCAATTTCCGCCAGAATGGCTGCCCAATCCAGCACAGTGGAGCAACTATACAACCGTGTGGGAACAGGCGAATTTTAGCAGCTATACGATCAACAGTCTGATTGTCGCGATTCTCTCGGTTATCGGGGCCCTATTGTCCAGCTCGATGATTGCCTTTGCCTTTGCAAGGCTGCGTTTTCCTTTTCGCGACACGCTGTTCATGATTGTGCTGGGAACGATGATGATCCCGGGGATCGTCACGATCGTCCCACAGTTTATTATCTTTAAAAATTTGGGACTGCTCGACACGTTGGCTCCGCTTTGGATTTTGGAGTGGCTCGGACAGCCGTTTGCCATTTTTTTAATGAGGCAAGCATTTTTGAACATCCCGAAGGATTACGAGGAAGCGGCAAAGCTGGATGGCTGCAATCCGTTCCAGATTTACTGGCGAGTGTTTTTGCCGATGTGCAAGCCTTCCTTGGCAACACTGGCAGTCTTTACGTTTATGGGGAAGTGGAATGAGATTTTGGCGCCGGTCATTTATCTCATTTCGGACGAGAACTTTACGCTGCCGATCGGGATTTTGTCTTTGAGCGGTCAGTACAAGACAGAGGACCAACTGCTGGTAGCGGGGGCATTGATCAGCTTGATCCCGATTTTGATCGTGTTTTTGTTTGCGGAGAAATATTTTGTGGAAGGCTCCAAAACTTCTGGATTGAAATAG
- a CDS encoding YgaP family membrane protein, with protein sequence MKNVGTFDQIFRGVAGLAFLSLFFILEGGLQYLSFIGVPLLYTALTQQCFLYRLFGMNSCKVKS encoded by the coding sequence ATGAAAAACGTAGGTACATTTGATCAAATTTTTCGTGGCGTTGCTGGGCTAGCGTTTCTCTCCTTGTTCTTTATTCTAGAAGGGGGTTTGCAGTACCTCTCATTCATTGGCGTTCCCTTACTCTATACTGCGCTGACTCAACAATGCTTTCTTTACCGCCTTTTCGGAATGAATTCCTGCAAGGTTAAGTCGTAA